The following DNA comes from Oreochromis niloticus isolate F11D_XX linkage group LG23, O_niloticus_UMD_NMBU, whole genome shotgun sequence.
TATCAGTCCAAAGCACTGTGTTGAAGTGTGTGGCTCTGCAGCTGGCTGCAGCAATGTGGCTTACCCAAGGCTCGTCATGTCAGTAATGCCCGTCGGTCTCCGCGGGTTGATGATGGCTGTTATGATTGCAGCTCTAATGAGCGACTTGGACTCTATCTTTAATTCTGCAAGCACCATCTTCACCCTAGATATTTACAAGATGCTGCGAAAGCGGGCGTCGTCCAGAGAGCTGATGATAGTAGGCAGGCTGTTTGTCGTTTTCATGGTGATCATCAGCATCGCCTGGGTGCCTGTGATCATTGAAATGCAGGGAGGCCAGATATTCTACTACATCCAAGAAGTATCAGATTATCTGACTCCGCCCATAGCGGCTCTCTTCCTGCTTGGTATCCTGTGGCGTCGTTGTAATGAGACAGGTGCCTTTTGGGGAGGGATGGTAGGGTTTTTCCTTGGAGCACTCCGTTTGGCTTTGGCATTTGTTTATCGAGAGCCACACTGCGATCAGCCTGATGAACGCCCATCCTTCATCAAAGATATCCATTACATGTATGTGGCAGCCATCTTGTTTTGGATATCATCTCTGGTGGCTGTTGTTGTGAGTCTCTGCACTCCTCCACCCGAAGAGGGACAAATCAAAACCACTACTCTCTGGGGactaaacaagaaaaagaagctaaaaaatcaagaaaaaaatgctgaaaaagaCGTCAATGTTTTGAAACCCCTAAATCACTCAGCCTTTAATGGAAATGGTGTTCTTGGTGAAGAAAAGTGTCCCAAGAACCCAAACTTGCTCAATGGCTCTGAGGCAAATCTTGAAAATGGTCAATCAAGAAGTAGTAATAATGTCACAGCAACTGATATAGAAGCAATCCCTTCAGTACAGAATGGTGGCTGTGCTCAGAGTTCAGGCTCCAAAATGATAGAAAATGAGGAAACAAGAGGAGTGGAGGATGTGGAGGAGGAAGACGAGAGCTGTGGTGCAGGGGACGCAAAAGAGGAGCGTGGATGTTGTATTAAGACTTTGGATTGGTTTTGTGGATTCAAGGAGGAATTATCCAAAGATCAGGCCATAACAGTTCAAGAACAGGAGAAGATGGTGGAGGAGCTTCTCTATGAACCTCCAACAACCAGAATCATCTTAAACATCGCACTGGTGGTGGTTTGCTCAGTTGGGATCTTTCTCTTCATCTATTTCTCCTTATAGGTTCAGTTATTTCCAAACAGAAGGCCAAATTTGTCAGTAGATGAATGTCCAAGAAATACAGAACAGGCATGTTTGATACAGTTAATTACCCATTACACAAATTAACAAAAGCCACATTTTAAGGATACAAAAGGCATGGGGCTaccatattttattttgttattcaaTATTCAAAAGATGGTAGAGTTTGAGATGTACTAACCTATATTTTGGTTGCACAAAAAGTTAGCAATACACTTAGAtgcctatatatatatatatatatatgacaaaGTGAAACCCTTTAAAAAGCATTTACCCACATTgcctttcatatatttttgttgtgctgggtatatacatacatacgcATATACTGTAGGTCAGCGGTCCCCAATCTCCGGGccatggaccggtaccggtccgtgagctgtttggtaccgggccgcgagagttgaggctcaggtgtgaaattttcagttttcagggtttgtatcgttaactcggtttccctgggtcttttcccgagttgtagttgtgtgtcttattttgaaagaaatatttacacgttaccatagcgaccagatagcattaaggggcagagaggaggatgttactctcagtgctgttggcgcatttcaggaggacgctgctaataaagttacacaattacacagtgaattcgtgtttattattatatttacaaagtaccacagtttttgtcttggttgtgtcattttattgtgttgtatttatccgcgacaccttaaaggccggtccgtgaaaatattgtctgacattaaaccggtccatggtgcaaaaaaaggttggggaccgctgctccaGGTATTGTACTTAGAGTATGTAAGTACAATACTGTAAAACACCAAGCTGGTGTTTTACATGGTTTTAGTCTTTTGTAGAGAAAAAAGCTCTGATGTTTTGCCTTTAGCCTATAATCAAAAGACATGTCATGTGTTAGGCTAttggaaaatacaaatacaaaagaagaaaaatgtgattTCAGAAAGTAGAGTTTgaccaaaataaatacataatctaatctaatattttttatatacagtttatagTAAATTTATATTTTCTGACAATATGCTGAACTATATGTATAATATATGTTTAATTCATTTGGATTTTGGATTCTGAACTAACATGAGTAAATGTGTACAAATAATGACAGAAGATGACTCAAAGAGCACTGTTGTATAAGTACAAAGTTTATTTTAATGCACCTTATGTTTTTACAATCACTGTCTGTCAGTGTATAATTTACACAGGTCATTAGTGAACTTGCTCTagttgtaaatcatgttttacaaAAATTATGACGCTGTCAATGAGCTGCTAgcataattttataaattagGTTTAATTGCCCAGTACTCATTTGCATATAGGTACATAAGGTGTTTTTCCCGTAGTGCCACATTTATAACACCGTACACTTGATGATATCAGGTGAAAACATAAATTGACTGccagatttgtttttgtgtatgcTACAGCTACAATTGCATAATCTTGAATTAATCCCAATGGGAATGTGTTCATGATATGACAATTCATAATGAATGTGAATGGCTGAAATTTACTGTGACTACATCTTTTCATTTAAATGGAAATGTGTAGgtaattctgttgtttttagcctttttttcttccaaGACATATGATCATGACACCTGGATTAGTACTTGATACACATTTGAGTTGGAAAAGGCATTTGGTGTGAtggtcatgttttattttatctgtacACATACGCAGAACTCAAAGGGTGTCTTGCACTTACTTTAATcacaaatgaattaattaattgtGAATTAAATGATGTCAAATTGTAAGAAGTTATGCTGACCCTGATCATCAATTTAAAGATAGGACATACTTATATTGCAATATTTCCATTATATTATTTAGCACTGAGCACTTAAACAGCGGACCAAATTAATtgcaaaacaatttttttttaaaagaaactgaTTGAAAGTTGTCCAGATTTAAAGTTGACCACATAGTAcgttttttaaaagcatattgtacaataaaaacttcttaaaaaaatgaacTACTAAGTACTAGTGTCTTTTATGTAATTATTCTTTTATAAATTGATCTTTGCATAGTGTAACTGCCATTTTAAGCACACTGAGGGTTTGAGTCTatttatgtgtatatatatcagGACTATCGCATGTTAGTGGTGCACAGTGGTTGGAAACTGGTGAGAACTACAAACTTTACAAGCTTTCTTTGACCTGATTTGCTTTGTTGAGAATGAGGGGAAAATGTGGGTTATATCTGTTTACAActacagaaaatattttttaagacAGACATCCAGCAGATGGATTAATTTCCAGCAATATTACCACTCACGTTATTCCTGCAGCCAGCTCAACCAATACATAAGAACACCCAAGCCGGGCATCTTTCTACCACTTTTATTCACGCTGCGATACTCCAACAAGTGTTGGCTGCACTTCAATGAACTGAAGGCCTCAATGTTCACATGCATAGTGAAATATTAACAAGATAAACTGGCACAAATATGTTCCTGGGGTGTGGTGAATTTAGGTGTTTTTCCTCAGGTTGCTATTTTAACTATAGCCGTGACAATTTATACACATACTTATTTCTTGAGAACAGAGAAATCTTTCTACCTTGCAGGATCACTGAGTAAAAACATGCCTTCATTCTGCTGACTTCTGCATAACTAATGACACCTATGAGCCTCACCTATACTTTACTGTGAATGATGAATGTTAGCATATTGAATTAATATGATGAATTACTAAATAAACCTCTTTACTGACATAATATAGTAGACTTGAGGTTTACACTGTAAATGTGCTTATTATCAGCTGCTGTGACGGTTATTGCAATAGTGATTCATTAGAAACATGGACATGAAGTTCTTAAATGTTTGAGCTACTGTAAAACCAGCACACATTGAGCTGTCTAAAGAAAACAATGTCAAACGAAGAGCAACCAGGTCATGGTGTGTGAAGCAAACTGCATACGCTAAAGCCACGACAACAAGCATGCCACCACTCAGTGAAGTAAATTAACAGCGGCCTCTACTACAGTGGAAAGTTACTGGGGGTAGTTGTCACACAAGCCAACGCACACAAGTTTAGGTTATTTTTCCTCACTTATTCAGTATCTTCAGCTTTATTACACCTCAGTTGTGGCCGCTACACAATTTAGTGTTTATCGAGATAATGTCACTATAAATAGATGACTGATAATCGCACGCACAAAAAGGCCTTGCTGTATTTTGAAGTTTCAGAATATTACTTTAAGAGTCTTTGAACGTTTGAAAATTCATATTGCATAATTATTTACTTTAACTACAGTGATAAGTAAACGTCTTGAGCCAgacttcatttctttatattttggtaTATTTTGTCATGTTCAGGTTTTTTCAGAATGAAGTACAGGGAAAATATCTGTcgttttaaaaagatttaatttgcTTCAGCAGTTGAAATTACAAGTTACAGCGCTGGACCGTGATGTGAACACAACAGCCTCCCTCACACCAAGGATGACCCTGGTTTGGGCCGCACAGTTTTTATACTGCGACAATAACAAATGATTATTATGTCTGTCTTCTTCCGGAACCCATCCTGATGTCTCCATTTGACCTCCTCTCTGTCCATGCCCGCTCCCCGTCGGCCTCCTATCTGCTCTTTTTCCTGGAATCATAAAGACAGGCACAAAAACCACCTTCCTGCCTAGCCTTGATCAGTTTAATATTACTGACTCTAATATCTAGTTCAGGAAATTTTGTTCGGACTCCCTTTGGCCCAGAGAATATCCTTATAACCATTATCAGTGATGTGTAAGTGTGCTGAAAAACCCTCTACGCTACTACGTCAACTCTTCAATATTTCAGCCCAGTCATAGCGCTGGAATAACCTTTTGACCCTAAAAACACGGAACGCCAACTCGATTATGAGGACACTGCATtgtgtatataaaaataataaaaagagctttatttaatcattttcaaCCCTAACAGGAGCCAAACTTTCTTGGGCTTGAGCAATACTTCTCCATGAAAAGACGTGAAAAATGCTaccagtcatggattggcctccccagagcccggacctcaacgtTATTAAAGCAGTTtgggatcatcctgacagagaagagaacaaaaggcagaaacatctaaagaagaggtttgaatgtctttcaagaagcctggagaactattcctgaagactactcaaagaaagctgcctaagagagttcagactgtgctaAAGATTAAAGGTGGTCATAACAAGTATTGACTTTGAAACTTGTTAGAATGAACAAATTGTGTTTTAGCCTTATATGTTTGTTACGTTGTATTTCGGGTATTACAAGAGACTAACCAAATGCATGGCAAATGAGGGCCCATCCATTCAGACATTTCTAACTTCCAGTACAAAATATCAAGAAATAATTGATCGACACAAAGCTGcaagtattttattttgcaaGTTTGGAGCTCAAAAATAGGCAGTTGTAGAACTACAGAACAGAAATACAGCATGGTTTACGGAAGCTTTGCTTGACTTGGTTGGAAACTGTCTgaaaaccacagagaaaacaaaatgtgtgtgcacagtttgtttttctttttttgtggtttaaAACCTACAACATACTGGGAATCCATGTAGAGTCTTATTTTGGTTAACCACCACCCTGAGACCAAATCTGGTGAGCAGTTAGTTGACACAAAAGACCAGAAAAGTCCCATGTTTTTCACAGCTTTTAGCAGAAGTGGGTGAAAGAAAGATTCCCTTTGTGAATTACGAAAATGTGTCAGCAAAACCACTGCTACAGATGTGACCTGACTAAGCTCATATGGGGCCTGTACTTTCTATTAAATGCAAGAGTATAACATAGTCACTAGTTTTAATACAGTCTGTTCTTATCTTGCTTTTCCAAGATTCAagatcttgaatcttgaatttattctgttttatcttgtttggGTTTGCACCGCGCTGCTTCATTTTCCTGCAGACTCCTGTGACGCATAGCTGTGACTCCATTATGCCTTCTGTTTATCAGTTATCATAGATTAGATGTAAATGccaaataatattaataaaatgagAATCTTAAATGTTGGTTCTACAGTTTACTTAAAGTGTTATAGTT
Coding sequences within:
- the LOC100707934 gene encoding sodium/myo-inositol cotransporter, whose amino-acid sequence is MVMEAADMIVVAIYFILVLGIGFLAMWKANRSTVSGYFLAGRSMNWAAVGASLFVSNIGSEHFIGLAGSGAASGLSVAAWELNAVLLLQFLGWMFIPVYIQCGVYTMPEYLSKRYGGNRLKVYFAALSLVLYIFTKLSVDLYSGALFIKESLGWNLYLSILLLIAMTALLTISGGLVAVIYTDTVQAFLMIAGALCLTGISLVKVGGFEGVRLGYMEATPNISAILLSSPNLTYSESCYNHATPKPDSLKILRAAQDPDLPWLGFLLGQTPASIWYWCADQVIVQRVLAAKNIAHAKGSTIMAGFLKILPMFIIVIPGMISRILFADDLACISPKHCVEVCGSAAGCSNVAYPRLVMSVMPVGLRGLMMAVMIAALMSDLDSIFNSASTIFTLDIYKMLRKRASSRELMIVGRLFVVFMVIISIAWVPVIIEMQGGQIFYYIQEVSDYLTPPIAALFLLGILWRRCNETGAFWGGMVGFFLGALRLALAFVYREPHCDQPDERPSFIKDIHYMYVAAILFWISSLVAVVVSLCTPPPEEGQIKTTTLWGLNKKKKLKNQEKNAEKDVNVLKPLNHSAFNGNGVLGEEKCPKNPNLLNGSEANLENGQSRSSNNVTATDIEAIPSVQNGGCAQSSGSKMIENEETRGVEDVEEEDESCGAGDAKEERGCCIKTLDWFCGFKEELSKDQAITVQEQEKMVEELLYEPPTTRIILNIALVVVCSVGIFLFIYFSL